In Synechococcus sp. PCC 6312, one genomic interval encodes:
- a CDS encoding carbohydrate ABC transporter permease has product MMSGRQGLLWLAAALFLLPLLVVVLTSGWPPGPVTSFQLWPPGGWSWDSYLQAWQNGYFIRAFGNSTVVALVVTGLQILTSALAGYALARIAFPGQNLVLLLVLASLVIPFQLLVIPIFMILRWGHLINTFGALILPTAANGFGIFLMRQFFLTIPVSLEEAAALDGASRWEILWQILLPLSRPALVTLFLFTFIGEWNDLFKPLVFTTKPELITVQLALANFQEQFTNDWPLMMAAIVISTIPVALVFIAGQKQFIRGIATTGVKN; this is encoded by the coding sequence ATGATGAGTGGGAGGCAAGGACTATTGTGGTTAGCAGCGGCTCTGTTCTTGTTACCGTTGTTGGTTGTGGTGTTGACTTCGGGTTGGCCCCCAGGCCCGGTTACGTCATTTCAGCTTTGGCCACCGGGAGGATGGAGTTGGGATAGTTATCTCCAGGCCTGGCAGAATGGATATTTTATTCGGGCTTTTGGGAATTCAACTGTAGTGGCTCTGGTCGTGACAGGGTTACAGATTTTAACTTCCGCTTTGGCGGGGTATGCGTTAGCGAGAATCGCGTTTCCAGGCCAGAACTTAGTCTTGTTGTTAGTCCTGGCAAGCTTGGTGATTCCCTTCCAGTTACTGGTTATCCCCATTTTTATGATCTTGCGTTGGGGACATCTTATTAATACTTTTGGAGCTTTAATTTTGCCAACGGCTGCCAATGGGTTTGGTATTTTTCTAATGCGGCAGTTTTTCTTAACCATTCCAGTCTCGTTAGAGGAAGCAGCCGCTTTGGATGGGGCGAGTCGCTGGGAGATTTTATGGCAGATTTTACTTCCCTTGTCTCGTCCTGCTTTAGTGACATTATTTTTGTTTACTTTTATTGGTGAGTGGAATGATCTGTTTAAGCCGCTGGTGTTTACAACAAAACCAGAGTTAATTACGGTGCAGTTGGCCTTGGCTAATTTTCAAGAGCAATTTACTAATGATTGGCCGTTAATGATGGCGGCGATAGTCATTTCAACTATTCCCGTGGCGTTGGTGTTTATTGCTGGACAAAAGCAGTTTATCCGTGGAATCGCTACTACTGGGGTGAAGAATTAG